GAATTAGTAATAGAAAATAGGATTAGAAGACGTAAGACTGTTGTCAAAGGCTCCTGCTTATGGATCAGTTCTTCAATGTAATCAAAGCATCTGCATAGGTGATGACCAAAGTTTCATATCATAAAAACATTTACTTATGTGCATGCATCTGTAAACTGTAATGCCTCAATAGCAATCAATTGCAGGCACTAACCAAGCTAACAATACCATACAATTAGTTTTGGCAAATCAAGTCTATTATAAGTTTATTCcatgtaatttaaaattcatcCTTGAACTACAACTATAAGCGCTGCTTGctataaattaaacaaactcAAACATGATGACTAGCAAATAAAGCTGAATTATCTATTACAACCTAAACTATAATGCACATATAACCAATTTTAAGTCTTAATAAGCGTAGTTCTATTAGCAGTCAGTTATTAGTCAAAGATACTTGATGCACTATATTCTTGTTTACAAGGAAAACAAAGTACCCCAAAGTCATGTCTTCAATGGTAGACTTCCCAAAACATCTCAGTTTTTATTCTCGTGTCTAATGCCAGACCACAAAGTATACTACTAAAAGCTTGGTATTAAGTTTTGACAAAGAAAgttgatatcaaattaaattttatgcataaattGTTGGCCTCATGAAAAATCCTCAAATTTTCATGACGAACAAGAAAAAGCATAAAATATATACCCCAAACCATAACATGAAGCTTTCAAGTAGAAGAAGCTATAAAGCAATATGTTCCAAACAATGGTACTAAAGTACCAGTTCCTACCGTAGACAATTAAATATGGTTAAAAAGATATTCATTAAAAAGATCACATGAAATTTATGATTTACGAAATTTCCCTATGAAAATTTGGCGCTGGCAAGTAAAAAACAAGTGGCACTGGCCAAAACAAGTTAACCCATCTTAAATCTTATCACTAGCTCTCTCCAAAACACATGATATCACATCCTAATTAATTCATATAGATAGGGagattatattagtttaaaatacaAGAGCATCAAGTATATAAAACTCTCTCTATGCAAAATTAACTCACATGTCATAACTCTGGGACTCCACAATTGTATGTTCCATATCAAGTTGACCAAGAAATGAAGGCTTTGAAGTGAATGTTGATAGATGCTGGGCAAGATTTATGTGTCTCTGGAGATATTATTTAAGGAATACAATGAGTTGATAGTCACTGTGATGTCTTAatgaaatatcaaaattacaacaaaaatgTTCTTACAGTCATCTCCGGCAATGAGTTTAGCTTTTTCACGAAGTCTTTCAACTCAGAAACTGTTTGTGTCTAGACATCatggaaaataatatatgttagaaTGTTTTCACAaatccattttaattttctaaaagtaataaaaacttaatttaaatgcaTTTGGAATAGTTTGAGTAAACACAACTTATCaagcaataaatattttttccatttttaaatattgcatCCTATAAACAAACATCAAACTATAGTACATATGAAGATAAAGTATGgcagaaaaattatttgaatactTCAATTTATTATACTTTGGAAACAACACGACTTTAGTCGATTCACTGATGTTACTCACATAAAAGAGGGTTTCAATAACTTTTGTAAAGTTGACAGAAAAATCAATGTCCAACTATAAGGCCATATACTTACAGTAGTTGTCATTTCTGTGTAGTCTTGCTTCATGGAAGTAGCTTTTTGACGCAAAATCTGCAATACTGCAGACAGCAATTAAGAAAATAGAACTACAAACAAAAGTGCCAAAgattttttgtttaatgtttcTCTCCTTAGTCCTCTGTGTGTGAGAGAACGAGAGAGCGAGAGATTATTTAGTTATAACTATGCTACAAGTGGTAAAAATGAATCAACCTGGACAACAACTTCAAAGTTTAGATCCCGTATCTCCTTAAAAAGCTTGTCACTAACAAAATCCATGCAAGTAAACATCAGTTCAATAAATTACTTCGAGCAAATGGAAaatgaacaataaaataataattgcaaagaaaaagaatatggaTGTCTAAATTATGGCTTAAAGAGGATTTGGAGCAAAATGTCATCcagaaacatatatttatttttgctacaccacaacaacaaaaattattgtaatatagGCATCATTCAAGGTTCACGTCCTCTTACAACTTTAATTACATACAAACCGATATTGAAGGTAGCAGAAAACTCAGATATTTCTTAATACAAAACCAATCAAGCCTTTAGTACCACATATTCACTAAACATAATGAATGTGATACAAATAAAAAAGGACTTCTTCAGTCAAATTAAAATAGGAACGAATTAAAGGATgagatataaataaataggGATTCcttcaattaaatttacaaaGCAAAGAATTAACGCGAAAACTTCTTGAAGTTGAGATCATGTttataacaacaataataataacccAAATTCCAAACATTATCTCATCAAGAGAAGTTGGAAAAAAGGATCAATTGTTTTGCTATTGATTATCTTTGTAATACTCTTTAATCTAAATAAGATCATTCTGACAGGAGGAAAGCACATTTATgcatattaagaaaaaaattgtttctcatTCCTCCACACAATAAAAATGTATGATCGGCTTCAATTAATGGTGCAGACAAGTATGAATCATGTCAGGACATgggtataaaaaaatatgaattgattTGACAGAGCAACCTATTCATTAACAGATTGAAAAAGTTTCGAGCAAAATAGAGTAAGTGAGAAATGTAACTTACCTTGAATTTAGAggaactttggtttttttcccTTCTTGTTGAAGACCCATAATAGATGCATCAAGCTCTACAGAGCCATTGTTAATGTGCAGAAACTACAATGatataaattcaacaaaatagTCATGGTCACTTCAAACGTATTTATAGTATGGGTAAATAATATTCATACAAGATATTTTTCTGAAGATCAATTCATGCCCCTACAAATAATCCATGATGTTTGTATATAATTCTAAAGCTCCTTGACAAAATCACCAAAACATGAAATGGAAAAACTTCCACATTGTAATTTGCAACATCACAAAATTTGTTTGGGGATATTATTCTCAAAAGAAAAGCCCAATCAAATAACACAGCTAAATCTTTTATGCAATAAATATTCATTCTTAAAAGCGTATATTGATTATGCATTAACTTGCCTCATCAAGTAGTCCCTCATATGTTAATTGGGAACACAAAGGAGTAACCATGTCCACCTGCACTCAAACCATACCCAAATTCAGTGACCACCATTCATGCGGACACTACTCTTTCAAACAACTGAAATGGTAGGACCTCAAAAAGAATGTAAGTTGATGTGAATATACCAAACTAAGCATGGACAAAGAACtagtaataaattgtttaatttcaaaaaatttcaatcTCTTATGTACAAAAATCTttcattaacaattattttattaagtaatgAAGGATAAATGTATGGACGTGAAATGCACTCTTTAAGcattaacaaacaaattcataGACAACACAGTACAAGGGCACCAAGCATAACGTCCCTAAAGACACTACCAATCATGGACAACGGAGATGAGATGGAAAACAAGTTGTACCTCTCTATCTAGAAGGATTAGTGTATTTATCTCTGGCACAACAATCTGTGTAAACAAGGGGAAGACAAACAGAGGATTATATGgtgtattttaattctttaattgaATACAATATAAACATAGCTTTTGTTTGTTATTCTGATATTCTAACTTGAAGAGAAAGACAGCGCAGAGAAAAATTACATCAGATAAGTTAACTGGTTCCTCGGCTTGCATCCGGTTTAGGATGTCTGCAACACACACAGATGCTTTTCCTTTTGCCCTCACATTTGGTATCACTCCAAaagaaaactacaaaaaattaaatgaaatgaaatagtTATAAGTGCATACACAAAATGATTGAGATCATATTAGATTTGATGTCAATGATGTTGATGGTATTTCATAAACGGACAACTGTATGGGACTACTCCTTACTTGTTTGATGGTAATTGTTCATGtgtaaagaaaaattcaagTGTGTGAGTTCAAAAGTACAACCTCAAGTTTGTGAATAGCTTTAGCAATGTGCCAAAGCGATCCTGTATCACCATCAACTTGGCATTCCTAGCACCGAGAGAAGGCAAACAAGAATAAATAATTAGTCAAACCAAATACAGAAGTaagtaaatttgataaattacaACATTAAAAGAAACTCTATAAATAAGTCACAAGGAGCAGAAGTATTAATATTCAGCTTACTTTGTAAGAAAGATCAAGTTCAAATGATAACACATCTTCATCCATCGGTACAATATACAAGGGATATTCCCCAATTGAAACCACATGATGTAATTTCTCTTCCTCAAGAACCTaagcaagaaaaatattcatttatgcCTTGCAGagattttatgtttaaaatagaGAGGCATCCTGCCCAACTACGAAAATTATTTGTTTCCAATGAAAGCTTACTTTCTCACAAACAACAGTGCGACGGGGGACAAAATAAACATGATATTCTCTTTGCAGTCCTTTCGATATATCATTATGAATGTTAGAACATATGAATTTCATCAACTTGGGCTGAGCATGCACAAGGTAAACTACTTTGCTGCAGTCAGTCTGAATTGGATCACCAGAAAGATGTCGCAATTCAACTCCATGCTCCTGTTTGTAATTCAGTGTGAACACtcaatatcaacaaaatattaaaacaagcAAACAACAGTCTATTCACAAAAGAACTATGACTTTTTGTGCGTAAATGTTGTTAAGTAACCGTTATAGCGGCACTATAACTCTCTAACATGGCATCTTTTGACTCCTCCACCATTGGAGGGAAGCCCCTTATGGCGGTGCCATAGGCCACAATGGAATGTTTATATGACGGAAATTTAGCCTGGCACCATTGATAATTTCGGTGTGTAGGTATACAGaaagattatttttgttttttgttaacagtcaattaaaaactaactaccatatattaaaatgttcgaaatatatatgaattagtATATATGACAGATTATTCATGAATTGATATCCCAATACATAAATCCCAGCAAGTTACTAAGGGCAAGAAAAGTGCCTTGAGAACGGATGTCTGTATAATAAGCGAAAGAGAGTCCCCGAGCTTCGGATCAATGACCAAACACTTCTTTCCTCGAACCTGCAAGAACacgagaaaaaaaatcacacgCTTGCGAACTCAATGTTCAGTGCCGTTACAGTAAAAGcgatcaaaatcaaaataaacgaAACAGGCAATT
This DNA window, taken from Vigna radiata var. radiata cultivar VC1973A chromosome 5, Vradiata_ver6, whole genome shotgun sequence, encodes the following:
- the LOC106760782 gene encoding vacuolar protein-sorting-associated protein 33 homolog; translated protein: MAQIPNLDNAPINLTSIREQSQKELLNILKNVRGKKCLVIDPKLGDSLSLIIQTSVLKEHGVELRHLSGDPIQTDCSKVVYLVHAQPKLMKFICSNIHNDISKGLQREYHVYFVPRRTVVCEKVLEEEKLHHVVSIGEYPLYIVPMDEDVLSFELDLSYKECQVDGDTGSLWHIAKAIHKLEFSFGVIPNVRAKGKASVCVADILNRMQAEEPVNLSDIVVPEINTLILLDREVDMVTPLCSQLTYEGLLDEFLHINNGSVELDASIMGLQQEGKKTKVPLNSSDKLFKEIRDLNFEVVVQILRQKATSMKQDYTEMTTTTQTVSELKDFVKKLNSLPEMTRHINLAQHLSTFTSKPSFLGQLDMEHTIVESQSYDICFDYIEELIHKQEPLTTVLRLLILFSITNSGLPKKHFDYFRRELLHSYGFEHVAMLNNLEKAGLFKKQESKSNWLTIKRALQLVVEDTDTANPNDIAYVFSGYAPLSIRLVQHAIRSGWRPVEEILKLLPGPHLETKRGGFSNSPSFDTLSGISTSLTKVPDGRRALVLVVFVGGVTFAEISALRFFSTQEGMAYDLIIATTKIVNGQSLIEPFVEKLG